From Vitis vinifera cultivar Pinot Noir 40024 chromosome 14, ASM3070453v1, a single genomic window includes:
- the LOC100267018 gene encoding large ribosomal subunit protein uL24z yields the protein MKYNPRVTSSRRKCRKAHFTAPSSVRRVLMSAPLSTDLRNKYNVRSVPIRKDDEVQVVRGTFKGREGKVVQVYRRKWVIHIERITREKVNGSTVNVGINPSKVVINKLKLDKDRKSLLDRKAKGRAADKAKGKFTAEDVAAAAAPSLQEID from the coding sequence ATGAAGTACAATCCACGAGTTACCAGCTCTAGACGCAAGTGCCGGAAGGCCCACTTTACAGCGCCGTCGAGCGTCCGCCGCGTGCTGATGAGCGCGCCGCTCTCAACTGACCTCAGGAACAAATACAACGTCCGATCAGTACCTATCCGCAAGGACGACGAGGTCCAGGTGGTGCGCGGCACCTTCAAGGGCCGCGAGGGAAAGGTGGTTCAGGTGTATCGTCGGAAGTGGGTCATACATATAGAGCGCATTACGCGGGAGAAGGTCAATGGCTCCACTGTCAACGTTGGGATCAACCCGTCTAAGGTGGTCATCAACAAGCTCAAACTCGACAAGGATCGCAAGAGCCTCCTCGACCGCAAGGCCAAGGGCAGGGCCGCAGATAAGGCCAAGGGCAAGTTTACCGCCGAGGATGTGGCTGCCGCCGCCGCGCCCTCTCTCCAAGAGATCgattaa